In Brassica napus cultivar Da-Ae chromosome A5 unlocalized genomic scaffold, Da-Ae chrA05_Random_43, whole genome shotgun sequence, the sequence AAGTCAATGATGAGAGGTATATCACTTTCTTTATCTCAACTATCCGTGCGTTTGTCTCATCTTAGAGAGAAGATACACGATTGTTTCCTTTCTGTGCTGAggctttttttccttttcttgttgTAGCTCCAATGCATGGTTTTGCATTTTGGTTTGACGTTGAGTTCAGCGAACCTGCCAAGAATACTAATGCAACAAGCATTGCTAATGGGTCCTCATCAATAAGTCCTTTTACCGAAGGAAATCAGAAGAAGCGGAGTAATCCGAGTGATGCACTCGTGCTGTCCACCTCTCCTGAGGCTCCTCCGACGCATTGGCAGCAAGTAAGACCATGTTTTTGCATATACTGTACTTTCCAATTTCTTCAAAACATCAGTTTTTTTTAACCCCATCAGTTTTACTTTTCATTGAATCATCTAAATTGATACTATACAGTATAAAACGTGGTAATGTTATGGAAAAAGTAGCTTACACGTTGTGACCATTTGAACCACTTTTCTTGTACAGACGATTGTATATTTCTATGATCCAATAGACGTAGAGCAAGACCAAGTCATTGAAGGTTCCGTTACTCTTTCTCAAAGTAAAGAGAATCGGAGGTTCATGAACATCCACCTCGAATATTCGTGAGTAACCAACTCACTCTTTTACGCATTTCAATTTTTCCACCAATGCTTAATCTTGCTGTTTTTGCAGCTCGGCCGGCCGTTCCTTTGTGAAGGAGTCGGTAATGCGTTAAGAAGGCGAGAGATTCTCTGACAATATCTCCTTAATTTAGAAGCTCTGTAAGGTTGAGTCTCTTTTGCTAAAGCAATCATTAGTTCAGAACTGAAACCCGAAGACATAGGCAAACACAAGCTATTGTTAGTCATATGTTCTTGTAAGAGTATTAAGTTTTAGATCAGATGGAAGCAACTATAGGACATTGTTCTTGAAGCCATTTAGCTTCTTTACTAGTAACTCAACATAGCATACTTCTATATGATTGCTTTTATTGATCATGCATTTTATTTGTACTTTTGTGTAACTAATACATTAAGGTCAAAATAgtcaaatctatgtgtttaaaataatttatcctCATTGATTAGTTAGTAAAATCTATCAAATGGAATTTAAACGGTAATTTACAGTTAAAAATCAATGAATATAAATATCATTTCTTATGAATTATGATactgcatttttaaaaataaattattattgatttctttatttcattttaaagaaGTTAAAAttcctaaaaatatatattatttggaaATAAGCTTTTAAAGTTTGAAAGAATACAAagtctattttatttaaaatttaaatgttaatatattttaaataaattcaatattttcaaattaacttaaaatatgtttttgacaaatatttaaacaataattttacaaaatctaTTAGATTTTCAACAAAATTGGatttaaaatgaacaaaatctCTAAAATGTCTGATCCAGTAAGCCTTTATACTGTTCTTGTGAgagaacttttttattttttttatttatagatatttacaATATATCATAAATTCTtgttattaaaaacattatcaATCAATGATCTTATACTTAGGAgtacataagatgatttatcatttaaaaacCCTAACAAATTATGACAAATTCCCTCCAATCCCTACCATAAAagtttttacttataaaaaatatacagttaATTTAGTATACTTACaaaatacaacaaatttgatatttatgaAGGGTACTCACAAGTTTACTAAAGGTTACTAAATCAGTTACTCATGTGCCCAAACAGAAAAAGATGATATGACTGTAGCTTTTGgtatgaaactaaaaaaaaagttagacaTATACTCTCTTCATTTCACATCTGATATAGTTTAAAGTTTTTTCACAcagattaaaaataattaaatgttcAGTTTTAtccatatttaattattaaaatttatagtatttattattttaaaatttaattaggaCCATGAGAGATAAATTCAtctaaaattgaattaaaaacataaaataatatttcttttgtaacaaaaaaaatttctacaacGATGAatttgaaacagagggagtatatgcACTAATAATATTTCCATGTAGTATTTTATCACAGTGTGCTTATTTTCTAataacaaaaacttttaaaacgAACGTAAATGTGATTGTATTGATTATaataattgaattatttttatgtgGTACATACATTGTTTATGtttgaaacataaagaaaaTATCTTATAATAGAAGTTTCAAGTTATTTTAGCCGTGTTTATAATAGTATAGAACGCTCTAAATATATGCATATCtctctaaacctaaaaccttaTAGTATTTTTGGAACTTACAAAGTTATTTGGGACAACCTACTTTGCGAAAGAACACACAAAAGTAAATGATTATTTACTTATCTCAAAGGTTTTCTCGCGATTAATACACGTTGTTATGCATTGGCTATTAGATATAGTTCTAAACACATGAGCTCAACCAGTCTTTTATATTAAGTATACACGCATTAATGAATTTGATACCAGATCAGATCATTATATTctagaatttttgaaattattttccCATTCATATTGTATGGAACTAACCCCATTTAAAAATGCATATACATGTATCATTGGATTATAAAATGTGAGGAACTTTTAGGTGTAATAATTGCTCAATTATTGATAAGTGGTGCATGTCTTATGTAATACCCAACTAATGcccatttaataaaaattaattatccaTTCGACCGTGTGTTGCATAAGATATCTATATCGTTTCTCTTTTTCCAAATTATTTGTAGTTGGTGTTGTCGTTCTTGTGTTACATGTTAATAGCAACAgccatcaaaaatatatgtttttataatctCAATAGCTTTAAAACTTTTGGGCACGCCCACAAATGTATGAATCACGTAGCACCAtttcttttcgaaaattatTTCCTTTCcatgatttataatttattattgaatTGGATTGTATTTAGAGAAGAGATTAGATTTGCGTTAGATTGTTATTTAATGGGAAATCTTCTGAAGTTAATGGAGGAACATGAAAATGGATTACACATCCTCGTGTAatgccaaaaccaaaaaaaaaaactcacatttTCCCAGTAAACTTGACTTCTTTTAAgagtaattaaaatataatcttataaaatttattattttatatcttatcATTTTATGTTCTATTTTACAATActactataaaatttataaaacattaaaaaaattcataaaatcgAAAAGTTTACAAGTGCTCCAAATTGGTTTAGGAATTCATTTTAGCCTGTTAAAAAGCATTCATGAACCAAAAATATAGAGAGTTTTGGAATTTATATAAGTTGGTTTTGAAAAAACAGAGTTGCATGTACTTTGATACTATCCtattaattattcttttctAGGTAATTGCATTACTTTAATAAAGCGTAGGCATTTGGTATTCTTGTttggttttgataaaaaaaaaattggtttcttGAATTATTGGGTGAGGATATTCTTTTTTATCAAACAGGAACCGACATGTGTTGGTGCGGTTTACACGATAAATAAATTTCGGTTTAGCTATGTTTCTGGTTTATTTTCTtgtaactgaaaaaaaaatgttttagatGAATCAATCGTGTTTATGATCAATTGTACCATTCAACAGAGGTTCTGTCGATTTCATATATACGCAGCCAAAAGCTCACTTGATACATCCAAATCTTCGTTTATCCAAGAATAAACCGTTGCTAATTAAGAAAGACATGGAAGGAGAGGCACATCACATGAATAGCCAATAAATTGTCGTTGTCTTTGaaaattctttgttttttttgtctaaataaTGTTTTTGAGAATTCTTCAACCAGTAATAATCACAAAAGGCGCCTTTAACCAAATTCTTTCAAGAAGTTTTTTAGCATGGGGATCtcatcctctcttttttttttttgaacacaatgGGGGATCTCATCCTTGCCTCAGTTTCACTGCTTTCTAAATTTTGTGAGTTCTTGCATATTTGGTAGCGTATACCGTGAAATAAGAAACGTAGACAAGAACAGCGACCAACATCAGAGGAGAGCATGATACCAAGACAAGTAGTGATATAAAGCCAATGAAATCATTAACACTACGTGTATATATCATGGTTGTGTTCTTATCTATTGCTGTCATTATATTGTGCTATAGCCAAATTTCTCTGAAATGCTGCAACGTAAGTCATATATACACGACAATGTAATTCCACAATGTAAATATACTTCTTTATTCAATAAAGCATTTCAACTATCTCGTGGTTTCCAAGTATGAACTAGATATTGTTTTGGTATAGTTCAAGAAGAGTGGATGAGACAAATATGCCAAAAAGATGATCTAAGAAACCACATATGTATAGTTGCAACCAACATTTGCTTTTGAGCTACTCTTGCACTATGTCCGatcttaaatatgtttttaaatgtGGCGTAAATTCTAAAAATGAAagataatattttcaatttaatcAAGTTTTGGCTCATACGACGAACTTTGTCCTTGATCGTGAAAATAGGTAGTGGCTTTCATAATATACGAATAGCCATTCTTGTATATGAAGTTCTTACATTTCATAGCTTAAATTTCCGACGTAAGCGATGGAGATTGGATATGTTGAACTCAACAAACAAAAGTATAAAAGAACAATGgagattaaataattaaaagaagcTTAATACCTAAAAATGAATTGTTCATAATTCAACTTGTAAATCTAATTTCTGTGGTAGATACTTAAActcgaatataaaatattaagaaatgACATCGTATTGATATTGACtgagaaacaaatatgaagGTAAATAAACTTAATAAGAAAAACTGATATCTCTAACTACTAAATCCAATATGATATTATAAACTGGGGATTGAACCTTAATATGTTTAGCTGGTTGGGATGGATGCACTTTTAGGCGGATATAACACGATACCGAGAATTCTGGTGCATATGAGTAGTTCATGTGGTTCGTAACATATGCCAGGAGAAGACGTGAGACGGGCATGGTCGAGGGTCGCATCACAAATTCACAATTGCTTCTAATGATCTTTAGTGCTTGAGGCTTAATGATATGCTTTGTGTGGAGTAACTTGCACGATGGAGGCAGCTGTTAATGTGAAAATAATGAGTATGCAGGCCATGTTAAACTAGTAGATCTGTTGTGGTGCCTTGTAAAATCAACATCGAAGTCAGGATGGCCGAGTGGTCTAAGGCGCCAGACTCAAGTTCTGGTCCTCGTAAGAGGGCGTGGGTTCAAACCCCACTTCTGACaacattttttcattaaaaagaagaacaatatttttacattaaaaagaaGATGCAACATGGCACTAGCAGTTAGTCTACCACCTGCATCTTCCGAGTCTTTCCTTCCGTATCAGACGGCCTGCAGCTATTTTATGGACTCTCTTTGAATAATTGATGGGCTTGCTTGCTGGCATCTCTGATTATGGCAGAGAGCGGAGTAAGTAATATGTGTGTCACGGATCGTTAAAAAGTATAATTGGATAAATCAAACGAACACTGCTTCAGTCCATAACCAGATGTCAGAACTATTAACCGCTGGTTTAGTTTCTCACATGTTATCACTATAAAGTATGAATGGTCAGCTGATCACATAAggataatttgaaattttacaaCACTATAAAGTATGAATGGTCAGCTGATCACATAAggataatttgaaattttacaaTTTCCAGGTCGAATCTTAACTTGCATCTATCTTGATTCAGATTTCCTAATACCAGATATGTAAAGATTCGATGTTGTTTAAATAAGTCAAATACAGAGTATCGGTTTTAGAGATGCAAGACCATCGATgtactctattttttattctaaaataaagtaattCTACGATAAAATTGGAGTTTACTCTAatagtactctattttagaataaaaaaatagaaactctAATAGTACTCTATttaagagtaaaaaatagaatacaaaaaaattaacaaattactctatatttggagtaaacatgtttttcactctattatagaatgagAAATATAGTATCAATTgagcatttttactctaaattttattttacagtaaaaaatagaaaagttgGAGATAtctttataaactaaaaaaaaattgtatgtcccaaaaacaacataaaaataataatatgaaattttggtaaaaatagttataaaattGAAGAAAATATGAGTGAGGTATATTTCAGAATAGAtagtaaaatgtttttttagaacTTACAAGATAATACAATATAGCTTTTACATatgatttatgaaatatttttttaaaaaactacaagataatacaaaaaatatttttacagatAGTTTATGAAATACATGCTAATACCATGTATTTGCGTATCACAGttatcaaaaagaaagaaaaaaacatattcctcgtatgttttaattttgagaATGGACCGGACTtgaagaaaatctatacaacTCTCAAACAAAGAAGACTGGAAGAGAGTATAGAAGGGATCGAAGCCGACGCAGCAAAATCAACGGAGGAAAAGAGAGGGTCCCACACAATCCACGTTGGCAATAAAAAATAGCAATAAGAGATATCGACCCATCACTTGCAAACCATTACATAATCACAAGTCTCAAGTGGTCTCTCACCTCCAATAAAGAAattggagaggaagaagaagacaccAAACATAAAACTCATCTTCTGACATTAAAAACCCAGAATCCAAGAACCACTCTTCACGCTCTCACACGGGTCTTTGTGTTCGGCGTTGTAAACAATGCTgcttcctctcttcttcttcctcctcctcctcctcaatctccatctctcttcctcctcctcaatCTCCTTCCCTGATTTTCAGATCATCGACGTTCTACAACCGCTCACCGTCACTGGAACCGGAACCCTTTCCGATTTCAACAACACCGACGAGTCTAAGTACACTCTTCGTCTCCTCCACCGCGATAGATTCCCTTCTGTTTCTTACCGTAACCACCACCACCGTCTCCACGCCCGTTTGCGGAGAGACACAGACCGAGTCGCCGCCATCCTCCGCCGCATTTCCGGCAAAACTGTACCTTCCGGTTCCAAGTACGAAGTCGACGACTTTGGCTCCGATGTGGTCTCCGGCATGGACCAAGGGAGCGGCGAGTACTTCGTCAGAATCGGCGTCGGAAGTCCGCCGCGAGATCAGTACATGGTGATTGACTCCGGTAGCGACATGGTTTGGGTTCAGTGTCAGCCTTGCAAGCTCTGTTACAAACAATCCGACCCGGTTTTCGACCCGGCTAAATCCGGGTCCTATACCGGAGTCTCCTGCGGGTCCTCCGTATGCGACCGGATCGAAAACTCCGGCTGCCACTCCGGCGGGTGTCGCTACGAGGTCATGTACGGGGACGGGTCTTACACTAAAGGGACGTTAGCTCTCGAAACGCTGACGTTTGGTAGGACGGTGATTCGAAACGTCGCGATGGGATGCGGCCACCGGAACAGAGGAATGTTCGTCGGGGCAGCCGGTTTACTAGGTATCGGAGGCGGTTCGATGTCTTTCGTGGGACAATTAACCGGTCAAACCGGAGGTGCGTTCGGTTATTGTTTAGTGAGCCGCGGCACAGACTCGACCGGTTCGTTGGTTTTCGGACGTGAAGCTTTGCCCGTTGGTGCCTCGTGGGTCCCGCTCGTCCGTAACCCGCGTGCGCCGAGCTTCTACTACGTTGGTCTCAAGGGTCTCGGAGTAGGCGGCGTTAGAATCGCTTTACCGGACGATGTTTTCGACTTAACCGAAACCGGCGACGGCGGGGTGGTTATGGACACCGGAACGGCCGTCACAAGGCTTCCCACGGCGGCTTACGCTGCGTTCCGGGATGGGTTTAAGGCCCAGACAGCAAACTTGCCGCGAGCTTCCGGCGTATCGATATTCGACACGTGTTACGACCTGTCCGGGTTTGTCTCGGTCCGAGTTCCGACCGTGTCGTTCTATTTCACGGAAGGTCCGGTTTTGACTTTACCGGCGAGGAATTTCTTGATGCCGGTGGATGATTCGGGGACGTACTGTTTCGCGTTCGCGGCGTCTCCGACGGGTTTGTCGATAATAGGGAACATACAGCAAGAAGGGATCCAAGTATCTTTCGACGGAGCCAATGGCTTTGTTGGGTTTGGTCCCAATGTTTGCTAgcgtttaacaaaaaaaataaaagatatttacgTTTTTTGTTCGCTAGTAAGTAAAAAACTTTTGTCTCAATATGTATCTGTCTTTTATTTATTAGCTTCGgttttgagttttaataagtgGTAATTAGTATAGAGAGTACTGAAATGTATATGATTTGACCAAAATTGTCTTTTGGATTTTTGATTGAGGAATCTATATAATGATATGAGTTACTGTTTGATTTGTGATAATAGAGTGAGATTACCAAGTCAAAAGTAATTAAACAGCAAAAAGGGTTAAAAATTGCTGAACACTTTTGTGGTGAAGCGTGAGGGCATTGGGGAATGGACCTTTTGTATTGACCAAAGTTAACGTTACAGTAAATACGTTTTACTAAGCAGTTAGCAGCACATGTCCGGTCAGAGATTTTCTAAGTCATGATTCATGATGAACACTTGACTGAAGTTTgactttttaatttaaaatttacaaaaaaattaccaaaagcTAGATTGGTATGAAGTTTCATAAGCCCTTTGTGTTGTAATTTTGCATAACCTGATAGTATGTGattaattttgatttggaaGAGAGGCTAAAAGGAGTAGGCCTGATGGGCAAAAATTATATGGTGCCAGTCTTTAAGTTTGTACATGAGTACCTGAGCCAGAGAGACCAACAAAAGCTGgacatttttattcaaaaaggAGTGAAAGGGGTATCATTTAAAGCAACTTAATAATCTCTAGTCACAATCGTGATGCACCTCTTCAAT encodes:
- the LOC106428805 gene encoding protein ASPARTIC PROTEASE IN GUARD CELL 2-like, producing the protein MLLPLFFFLLLLLNLHLSSSSSISFPDFQIIDVLQPLTVTGTGTLSDFNNTDESKYTLRLLHRDRFPSVSYRNHHHRLHARLRRDTDRVAAILRRISGKTVPSGSKYEVDDFGSDVVSGMDQGSGEYFVRIGVGSPPRDQYMVIDSGSDMVWVQCQPCKLCYKQSDPVFDPAKSGSYTGVSCGSSVCDRIENSGCHSGGCRYEVMYGDGSYTKGTLALETLTFGRTVIRNVAMGCGHRNRGMFVGAAGLLGIGGGSMSFVGQLTGQTGGAFGYCLVSRGTDSTGSLVFGREALPVGASWVPLVRNPRAPSFYYVGLKGLGVGGVRIALPDDVFDLTETGDGGVVMDTGTAVTRLPTAAYAAFRDGFKAQTANLPRASGVSIFDTCYDLSGFVSVRVPTVSFYFTEGPVLTLPARNFLMPVDDSGTYCFAFAASPTGLSIIGNIQQEGIQVSFDGANGFVGFGPNVC